The following are from one region of the Aquirufa lenticrescens genome:
- a CDS encoding OmpA family protein, producing MRKLLFFLLMSGSLMAQKAPENLGSAVNSEFSELNPVISPDGRTLYFGRKNHPANRYGVKGSETISGSQDIWFSEKVGDTWSTARRLSEVLNRDQYNTILSISPDGQTILLKGAYVNGTYETRGFSISNKTTAGWTVPVKVDIPGYEQMSKGKNEYGYLTMDGKAILLAFARKKNSEDDDLYISFFEDGRWTRPLELGDEINTKYSETTPFLSADGKTLYFSSDRPGGQGSQDIYLTRRLDDTWQHWRKPQNLGSPINTDEYDAYYSIAAKGDYAYFMSGKGSLGKKDIFRLSVESPPGSEASGGSVKESPGGPGSVNESGGNTSGGKIGNAPADASMADTRFGPSSTRSVTSQESDPVVLLSGTVLNQQTGKVPEDASVTYEDLSNGKVLGQAKPDPTTGKYKLVLPYGKNYGITAKAKGLIPTSINLDLSTARGRYLELDDRDLSMVPLVKGNTATINNLFFDLGKATLKPESEPELKRILQVMKENTALVIEISGHTDNTGSDEINNKLSLERANAVKENLLKGGIDQARIKAKGYGKSKPKADNATEEGRQINRRVEIEIL from the coding sequence ATGAGAAAGCTGTTGTTCTTCTTGTTGATGTCGGGATCTCTGATGGCCCAAAAAGCCCCGGAGAACTTAGGTTCTGCCGTGAATTCAGAATTTTCCGAATTGAATCCGGTGATTTCACCGGATGGAAGAACGCTGTATTTCGGACGTAAAAACCATCCCGCTAATCGCTACGGAGTGAAAGGCTCTGAAACTATTTCGGGTTCCCAGGATATTTGGTTCTCGGAGAAAGTAGGAGATACCTGGAGCACCGCAAGACGACTTTCCGAGGTTCTAAATCGCGACCAATACAACACCATTTTATCGATTTCGCCAGACGGCCAAACAATCCTCTTAAAAGGCGCCTATGTCAATGGCACCTATGAAACACGTGGGTTCTCCATCTCGAATAAAACGACTGCCGGCTGGACCGTTCCCGTCAAAGTCGACATCCCGGGCTACGAACAAATGAGTAAGGGGAAGAATGAATATGGTTATTTGACCATGGATGGCAAGGCGATTTTACTGGCTTTTGCCCGTAAGAAGAACAGCGAAGATGACGATTTATACATCAGTTTTTTCGAGGATGGGCGCTGGACGCGACCGCTTGAATTAGGCGATGAGATTAATACGAAATACTCAGAGACTACCCCCTTTTTATCCGCTGATGGGAAGACACTCTATTTTTCATCGGACCGACCGGGTGGTCAAGGGAGTCAAGATATTTACTTAACTCGCCGTCTAGATGATACTTGGCAACACTGGCGTAAACCTCAAAACTTAGGCTCTCCCATCAACACAGATGAATACGATGCCTATTATTCCATCGCGGCAAAGGGCGATTATGCTTATTTTATGTCTGGGAAGGGGTCACTGGGGAAGAAGGATATATTTCGACTTTCAGTCGAGTCGCCTCCGGGCAGCGAAGCTTCCGGAGGCTCAGTCAAAGAGTCGCCGGGAGGCCCCGGCTCAGTCAATGAGTCCGGAGGAAATACGTCCGGTGGGAAAATAGGCAATGCGCCTGCAGATGCCTCGATGGCTGATACTCGTTTTGGCCCTTCATCTACGCGTTCAGTAACCTCCCAAGAATCTGACCCGGTGGTTTTATTGTCTGGGACAGTGCTAAATCAGCAAACAGGTAAGGTACCGGAGGATGCTTCGGTGACATACGAAGACCTATCAAACGGAAAAGTGTTAGGTCAAGCAAAGCCGGATCCTACGACGGGTAAATACAAACTAGTCCTTCCCTATGGAAAGAACTACGGGATTACGGCGAAGGCTAAAGGTCTAATTCCCACTTCTATTAATCTCGATTTGAGTACGGCCCGCGGGCGCTATTTGGAATTAGATGACCGCGACCTGTCGATGGTACCACTTGTAAAAGGAAATACGGCGACGATTAATAACTTATTCTTTGACCTAGGAAAGGCGACTTTAAAGCCTGAATCCGAGCCTGAATTGAAGCGGATCCTTCAGGTGATGAAAGAGAATACAGCTTTGGTCATCGAAATTAGTGGGCACACGGATAACACGGGATCAGATGAGATCAATAATAAATTGTCATTAGAGCGGGCGAATGCGGTGAAGGAAAACCTACTGAAAGGGGGAATTGATCAAGCGAGAATTAAAGCGAAAGGCTATGGTAAGTCGAAACCAAAGGCGGATAATGCCACCGAGGAAGGACGCCAAATCAACCGCCGCGTAGAAATAGAAATTTTATAA
- a CDS encoding LOG family protein, which translates to MSKKILIYCGSSKGHNPVYAEQVVKLAQALHAHGCQVIFGAGSVGLMGVLADEFLRLGGHAIGVIPQFMEPWEVKHKGLPELHVTDTMHTRKALMADMADGVIAMPGGFGTLDELFEILTWKQLDLHEMPVSVFNINGYFDHQLKQIQHMVDEGFLKQPNMDAMQVESDPEKLADWIMAYEPEKMEKKWIYVG; encoded by the coding sequence ATGTCTAAAAAAATATTGATTTATTGTGGGTCTTCGAAAGGCCACAACCCCGTTTATGCGGAACAAGTAGTGAAATTAGCGCAGGCTTTGCATGCCCATGGTTGCCAAGTGATTTTTGGCGCAGGAAGTGTGGGATTGATGGGTGTATTAGCCGATGAGTTCTTACGTTTAGGCGGTCACGCGATTGGGGTGATTCCTCAATTCATGGAGCCTTGGGAAGTGAAGCACAAGGGCTTGCCAGAACTGCACGTGACTGATACGATGCACACGCGTAAGGCTTTGATGGCTGACATGGCGGATGGCGTGATTGCGATGCCGGGCGGCTTTGGGACGTTGGACGAATTGTTCGAAATCCTTACTTGGAAGCAATTAGATTTGCACGAGATGCCGGTTTCGGTGTTTAATATCAATGGGTATTTTGACCACCAATTGAAACAAATTCAACACATGGTGGATGAAGGATTCTTAAAGCAGCCTAATATGGATGCCATGCAAGTAGAATCAGATCCAGAAAAATTAGCGGATTGGATCATGGCCTATGAGCCAGAGAAGATGGAAAAGAAGTGGATTTACGTGGGATGA
- a CDS encoding TIGR01777 family oxidoreductase, which translates to MRILITGGTGFVGGALKQFLLTQGHEVVILSRSGGDFQWDVSYGYIDPAAFEGVDAIVHLAGAGIADERWSAARKRELINSRVRSTAVLYQALSTIPHSIKTVVSASAIGFYGADTGEQECVETSPAGSDFLADCTKQWEEAVDLIATLGIRLAKVRIGLVMGAAGGIFPVISKPIRYYVGANLGSGKQWQSWIHITDLVRIFNELLINSSLSGVYNGVAPEPIRAGDMNKQIAKALHRPFFLPAIPGFLLRLVLGEMACLVLGGSRVSSAKIEKDAAFSFTFVRFEEALKELVHV; encoded by the coding sequence ATGCGCATTCTCATCACGGGGGGTACAGGATTTGTGGGTGGTGCTCTGAAGCAATTTTTGTTGACTCAGGGCCACGAGGTGGTGATTTTATCGCGATCTGGCGGAGACTTCCAATGGGATGTTTCCTATGGCTACATCGATCCAGCAGCATTCGAAGGCGTAGATGCGATCGTGCATTTAGCCGGGGCGGGCATCGCGGATGAGCGTTGGTCTGCCGCGCGCAAAAGAGAATTAATTAACAGCCGCGTGCGAAGCACCGCGGTTTTATACCAGGCTTTATCGACGATTCCCCACTCGATTAAAACGGTCGTTTCTGCTTCTGCCATCGGCTTTTACGGAGCGGATACGGGCGAGCAGGAATGTGTGGAAACCTCACCTGCAGGATCGGATTTTCTAGCGGACTGTACCAAACAATGGGAGGAAGCAGTCGATTTAATCGCCACCTTAGGTATTCGCCTAGCTAAAGTCCGCATTGGCTTAGTTATGGGTGCAGCAGGGGGGATTTTCCCGGTTATTTCAAAACCGATTCGGTATTACGTAGGCGCTAATTTAGGTTCAGGAAAGCAATGGCAATCCTGGATTCACATTACCGACCTTGTGAGAATATTTAACGAGTTACTGATAAATTCGAGTCTATCAGGCGTCTATAATGGCGTAGCTCCGGAGCCTATTAGGGCAGGAGATATGAATAAACAAATTGCCAAAGCATTACACAGACCCTTTTTCTTACCTGCTATTCCAGGGTTTTTACTTCGCCTGGTTTTAGGCGAGATGGCGTGTTTAGTGCTGGGAGGGAGCCGCGTGTCTTCGGCCAAAATAGAAAAAGACGCAGCCTTTTCCTTTACCTTTGTCCGCTTCGAGGAAGCATTAAAAGAACTAGTACATGTCTAA
- a CDS encoding glycoside hydrolase family 3 N-terminal domain-containing protein has translation MKKISTGLLLFLLSFQAFSQDLFPHTQQKWVDSVFNSLSVDEKIGQMLMPRGNVADTYDTTRLYSIVKDYHVGGFVLFKGHPVKQAVLVNELQNRTKVPLFIGMDLEWGLAMRLDSTFRFPYQMTLGAMQGNTALIEKMGLQIGEQCRRMGVHINYAPVVDVNNNPLNPVINFRSFGENREDVTAKSLAYMRGLQKAGIITSAKHFPGHGDTGVDSHFDIPVLNHSRARLDSLELYPYRELISNGLQGVMVAHLNLPALDTTKSLASTLSKPIVTGLLRDELKFQGLVFTDAMDMKGATKMFPEGTANVKAILAGNDILETFVDVPAAFDAIKKALTNGEISQEDIDQRVKRILHAKAWAGLAHYEPIVVENLLKDLNPIKSEVLNRELAEKSITLIKNPGELVPIKALDKTRIATLAIGKPSYGSAFPTEFQKMANNYVEMPHFYLDETSADTTIARIENTLKNYDVVLMGIHSISIRPANNYSLKPAIKTLVNRFATPKTVAIHFANVNTLTQFDSLKNAGALMTAYQDGITQQEAAAEIVFGAIPATGKLPVSLNAIYKQGMGVTTTSLARLQYNLLPEAVGISSAYLNAKVDSMAKLAIAVKGAPGVVVLIAKEGKVIYHKAFGNQIYETPVPLKTSDIFDLASITKISTSVPALMKWQDEGKFSLKTTMGQLVPSFAKSNKAGLLYEDVLTHQARLKAWIPFWMDYIDSTDMIFHSKKFQAKYTQDDVKYKYIERFLSPASGEARLKKNITDQKAMWKEFVDITKDVTRWKPFTLSYAQSEEYPTQVAPTLWAHKTLKEQIMTAIKESPLREKKEYVYSDLSYYLLPAESPRMSGKPWTDFLADSFYKPLGASTLVYQAEKHFPLARIVPSEYDSLFRKTLIHGKVHDEGAALLDGISGHAGLFGNANDLAKLMQMYLQKGYYGGQQFIQESTIKQWTSYPFSASENARRGVGFDKVDRNKAGISAAASASPESFGHSGFTGTYTWIDPTQDLVYVFLSNRVYPTRNNSKISDMNIRTGINEVIYQAIKKGN, from the coding sequence ATGAAAAAAATCAGCACCGGATTACTGCTTTTCCTTTTAAGTTTTCAGGCCTTTTCACAGGATTTATTCCCGCATACCCAGCAAAAATGGGTGGATTCCGTTTTCAATTCCTTGAGTGTAGACGAGAAAATCGGTCAAATGTTAATGCCCCGTGGGAATGTGGCGGACACTTACGATACGACGCGTTTGTATTCGATTGTGAAAGATTACCATGTGGGAGGCTTTGTGCTGTTTAAAGGACATCCGGTGAAGCAGGCAGTGTTAGTGAATGAATTACAAAATAGAACAAAAGTTCCGCTGTTTATCGGGATGGATTTAGAGTGGGGATTGGCGATGCGTTTGGATTCGACGTTCCGTTTTCCATACCAAATGACCTTAGGCGCGATGCAAGGAAATACGGCCTTGATCGAGAAGATGGGCCTTCAAATTGGGGAGCAATGTAGACGAATGGGTGTGCACATTAATTATGCGCCGGTGGTGGATGTGAACAATAATCCGTTGAACCCGGTGATTAATTTCCGCTCGTTTGGGGAGAACCGGGAGGATGTGACGGCGAAGTCTTTGGCCTATATGAGAGGGCTCCAAAAAGCCGGAATCATTACCTCAGCGAAACATTTTCCAGGCCACGGCGATACAGGCGTGGATTCTCATTTTGATATTCCGGTCTTGAATCACTCGCGTGCTCGTTTGGATAGTTTGGAATTGTACCCGTATCGAGAATTGATCTCGAATGGTTTGCAGGGCGTGATGGTGGCTCACCTGAATTTACCGGCGTTAGATACGACGAAGTCTTTAGCTTCGACGCTTTCTAAGCCGATTGTGACCGGTTTATTGCGCGATGAATTGAAATTCCAAGGCCTCGTGTTTACGGATGCGATGGACATGAAAGGGGCGACGAAGATGTTCCCAGAAGGCACGGCGAACGTGAAGGCGATCCTGGCTGGCAACGATATATTAGAAACATTTGTGGACGTTCCGGCGGCTTTTGACGCGATTAAAAAGGCGTTAACGAACGGCGAAATCTCGCAGGAGGATATCGATCAGCGTGTAAAACGTATTTTACATGCCAAAGCCTGGGCGGGACTTGCCCACTACGAGCCTATCGTCGTGGAGAACTTACTCAAGGATTTGAATCCGATTAAGAGCGAAGTATTGAATCGTGAATTAGCGGAGAAGTCGATCACCTTAATTAAGAATCCGGGGGAGTTAGTTCCTATTAAAGCTTTGGACAAAACACGCATCGCGACTTTAGCGATCGGGAAGCCATCTTACGGCTCCGCTTTCCCTACGGAGTTCCAAAAAATGGCCAACAACTACGTCGAAATGCCTCATTTCTACCTAGATGAGACGAGCGCAGATACGACGATTGCGCGCATCGAAAATACCCTGAAAAACTACGATGTAGTGTTGATGGGGATTCATAGCATTTCGATTCGCCCGGCGAATAATTACAGTTTGAAGCCCGCGATTAAGACGTTAGTGAACCGTTTTGCCACGCCTAAAACGGTGGCGATTCACTTTGCGAACGTGAATACCTTGACACAATTTGACAGCTTAAAGAACGCTGGAGCTTTGATGACGGCTTATCAGGATGGAATAACGCAACAGGAAGCGGCGGCGGAGATTGTGTTTGGGGCGATTCCGGCGACGGGGAAATTACCGGTTAGTTTGAATGCGATTTATAAGCAGGGAATGGGAGTAACAACGACTTCCTTAGCGCGTTTGCAATACAATTTGCTTCCGGAAGCGGTGGGCATTTCGTCTGCGTATTTGAATGCAAAAGTGGATTCGATGGCGAAATTAGCGATCGCAGTGAAGGGCGCTCCGGGTGTGGTAGTGTTGATTGCCAAAGAAGGGAAGGTTATTTACCACAAGGCTTTTGGCAACCAGATCTATGAAACGCCTGTTCCATTAAAGACGTCTGATATCTTCGATTTAGCTTCTATTACGAAGATTTCCACTTCGGTTCCGGCCTTGATGAAATGGCAAGATGAGGGGAAATTCTCCTTGAAAACGACGATGGGACAACTCGTTCCTTCTTTTGCTAAATCGAATAAAGCAGGACTTCTATACGAAGATGTATTGACTCACCAGGCTCGTTTGAAAGCCTGGATTCCATTCTGGATGGACTATATCGATAGTACCGATATGATTTTCCACAGCAAGAAATTCCAAGCTAAATACACGCAGGACGATGTGAAGTACAAATACATTGAACGTTTCTTGAGCCCAGCCTCTGGGGAAGCGCGTTTGAAGAAAAATATTACAGACCAGAAGGCCATGTGGAAAGAATTCGTGGACATTACGAAAGACGTGACGCGATGGAAGCCATTTACCTTATCTTATGCACAATCAGAAGAATACCCTACGCAGGTGGCGCCTACTTTATGGGCACACAAGACCTTGAAAGAGCAGATAATGACAGCAATTAAGGAGAGTCCATTGCGCGAGAAGAAAGAATATGTGTATTCGGATTTGTCTTATTATTTGTTGCCAGCTGAATCGCCACGTATGTCCGGAAAGCCTTGGACGGACTTTTTAGCGGATTCGTTTTACAAACCTTTAGGTGCGTCGACCTTAGTTTATCAAGCAGAGAAACATTTCCCTTTAGCGCGTATCGTGCCATCGGAATATGATTCCCTTTTCCGCAAGACGTTGATTCACGGCAAGGTGCACGATGAGGGCGCTGCCTTATTAGATGGTATTTCAGGTCACGCGGGTTTGTTCGGGAATGCGAATGACTTAGCGAAATTAATGCAGATGTACCTCCAAAAAGGCTATTACGGTGGCCAGCAATTCATTCAAGAATCCACCATCAAACAGTGGACTTCCTATCCATTTAGTGCTAGTGAAAATGCGCGTCGTGGGGTAGGATTTGACAAAGTGGATCGCAATAAAGCGGGTATTTCGGCGGCTGCTTCGGCGAGTCCGGAGAGCTTCGGCCACTCAGGTTTTACGGGAACGTACACGTGGATTGATCCTACGCAGGATTTAGTCTACGTATTCTTATCGAATCGAGTGTATCCGACGCGGAATAATTCCAAAATTTCGGATATGAACATTCGCACAGGAATCAATGAAGTGATTTACCAAGCGATTAAAAAAGGAAACTAA
- the tpiA gene encoding triose-phosphate isomerase: MRKKIVAGNWKMNKTAQEAFVLATEVAELVKSSVSADVQVIMSTPALYLTGVNQVIEGIPNLAVAAQNCHEKASGAYTGEISAPMLASAGVQYVILGHSERRQYFAETNEQLAAKTDAALANGLTPLFCCGESLETREGADFLGHVAQQLTESLFHLSAEEFSKVVIAYEPIWAIGTGLTASSDQAQEMHAYLRAHIAKKYGQSVADSISILYGGSCNAKNAKELFACPDVDGGLIGGASLVAADFITIATSY, translated from the coding sequence ATGAGAAAAAAAATTGTTGCAGGTAACTGGAAAATGAACAAAACGGCGCAAGAAGCATTCGTTTTGGCTACTGAAGTAGCAGAATTAGTGAAGTCTAGCGTTTCCGCGGATGTTCAGGTGATTATGTCGACACCGGCATTGTATTTGACAGGTGTAAATCAAGTAATTGAGGGCATTCCAAATTTAGCCGTTGCAGCTCAAAACTGCCACGAAAAAGCCTCTGGCGCTTACACAGGAGAGATTTCTGCTCCCATGTTAGCTTCTGCTGGCGTACAATATGTCATCTTAGGACACTCAGAGCGTCGTCAATATTTTGCAGAAACCAACGAGCAATTAGCGGCTAAAACGGACGCGGCTTTGGCAAACGGCTTAACGCCTTTATTCTGCTGCGGCGAAAGCTTAGAAACGCGCGAAGGCGCAGATTTCTTAGGCCACGTAGCTCAACAATTAACAGAAAGCTTATTCCACCTTTCAGCGGAGGAATTCAGCAAAGTGGTGATCGCTTACGAACCTATCTGGGCGATCGGAACCGGTTTAACTGCTTCTTCAGATCAAGCACAAGAAATGCATGCTTATTTACGTGCACATATCGCTAAGAAATATGGCCAAAGCGTAGCCGACAGCATCTCTATCCTATACGGTGGAAGCTGCAACGCGAAAAACGCGAAAGAATTGTTCGCTTGCCCAGACGTAGATGGTGGTTTAATCGGTGGCGCATCTTTGGTTGCGGCTGATTTTATTACGATTGCGACT